CAGCGCGATCGTGATGTCGCCGTCGACGATCCACCAGCTGTCGTCGCGCGACCAGACGGTCTTGCCGCTGATCGGCTCGTTGAAGCGGTCGATCCACTTCACGTGGACGTCGGCGTGCGCGGAGTCGGGCGCGAGCTCGAAGTTGACCGGGATGCCGACGGTGCCCCACGTGTTGAACGCGATGCGCACCTCGTTCTCGAAGCCGGGCTGCCAGCCGGGCATCCCGCGGCCATTCCCGATCCAGATGCGGAGCGGGCGCTCCACGCGGTCGGGCCAGCGGGCGAGCGCGGAGTCGCGGTCGAGCAGGACCTCGCCGATGTAGGTCCCCGCCTCGTTCGCCTGCAGCCGCTCGCGCACGTCGTCGCGGCGCATGCGGCGGACGCTGAGCGGGAGCTCGGCGGTCGCGGCGGCGCTCGGCCGGTGCACGGTGGGCGAGGCGGGCGACAGCGGCGCGACGGTGCCCGACGACGAGAGCTGCGTCTTGTGCGCAGACTCCGCGGTGCGATACGACTCCGTCCCGACGAACAGGGCGAGCGTACCGACCAAGGCGACCAGCGTGTGCTCGATTCGCTTCATGTGGGGCGCGCGGCGGGGGGCGCGAGGCAGCGGCGCGAGCTACCTCGGGGTGGGGACGAGCGAGGAGGGAGCGGGGGAGAGCGCGGTCGTGCCGAGGAACGCGTTCACCAGGCCGAAGAACCGCTCGGGGGCTTCCCAGAACGGCATGTGGCCGGCGTTCGCGACGAGCTCGAGGCGGGCGTGCGGGAGGAGACCGACGGTGCGGCGCGACTGCGCCACGGGGATCAGATCCCGCTCGCCATGGATGACGAGCGAGGGGACGGAAAGGGCACGCAGCGGCTCGCGCCAATCGTACCCGTCGCGCCGGAGCCGGGCGGCCACGACGGCGCCGGTCCCGCTCGAGGTTCGGGGTGGGACGAACAGCGTCGCCAGCGCCTGGTCGGCGAACCACGCCGGGTAGTAGGCGCGGGCGTACGCGCTATGAAACCGTGGGTCGGGCTCGGTGAGGCCGGTGGGGTCGAACGCGGCGAGCGCGTCGTGCGCCGCGGGATTGCACTCCGCGAGGTACGCGAGCGCCGCGTCGTGCAGTCCGGGGAGCCACTCGCTCGCCGCGCCCACGGGGTCGACGAGGACGAGGCGGCGCGTGGCCGGCTGATCCTGAAGAACACCCAGCATCGCGATCCCCCCGCCCCACGAGTGCCCGAGCACGTCCCACCGGTCGATGCCGAGCGCCTCGCGGATCGCGGGGAGGTCGCCGCCGTCGTGCTCGATGCGGGCGGCACGGACGCCCGGGGGCGCCTGGCTCGCACCGCGGCCGCGCTGGTCGTAGAGCACGACCTGGCGGTGCGCGGCGAGCGGCGCGAGCGCCGGCCAGAGGATCCGATGGTCGTAGAGCAGCCCGCCGTTCACGCACACGAGCGGCAGCGTGTCGGGCACCGGCGGCGACGTGAACACGGCGAACTCCAGCCCACGCGCGCGCACGTGATGGCGCGCGAGCCGCGGGGGATGCCCGAGGCTCTTGCGGAAGGCGAGGAAGCGCTCGCGACTCGTGGACACGGAGGCGGATGCGGCGGGACGATCTACGGCGGGACGATCTAGGGCGGGACGATCACCTGCGGGACGATCACCTGCGGGACGATCACCTGCGGGACGATCACCTGCGGGACGATCACCTGCGGGACGCGTACGGCGGGCGGCCGCCGTGCACTGGAGCGCGGCGGCGGCTGGAGCGAGGGCGTGTTGTCGTGCGGGGGCGAGCGGGCGGGATCCGGTGCGGCGCGTGCGCCACGTCACCGGCGAGTCTTACAGTGGCACGATGTTACGTGGAGCGCAAACCATTTCGTGCCCCGCATCCCGTTAGCGACCCGCGGTTCGTACCGCCATATGGTCGAGCGCGTTCCGTAGCCCGCGCGCGAGCGCAGCCGCATCGTCGTTCGCCCAGAAGTGCATGAAGAACAGCCGCGGCTCCTCGTCGAGCATGTGGCTGTGCAGCGCGGTGACCTCGATGCCGGCGCCGTGCAGCGCGCGGATCACGGGATTCACTTCGGCGGCGCGGAGCACGAAGTCGCCGGTGATCGCGGCGCGCCCGCTGCCCGTCGGCTGGAAGTTGATCGCCGTGGCGACGCCCATCGACGGCGGCACCTCGTGGCCGTCCTCGCGAATGGTCTCGCGACGCGGCACGCTCACCTGGTAGACGCCACCGTTCGCCTTGCCCGCGACGCCGAGGGTACGGGCGACCGCGGCGGTGTCGAGGTCGAGCGCGGGCGGCGTAGCAGGCGCCGGCGACGCGGCGGGCGTGCCGGTGCGGGCGAGCGCGTCGTGCACGGTGCGGGCGATCTTCACCGGATCGCCGTGCGCGGAGACGTGCATGTACATGACGTGCGGCGACTCGCCGAGCACGTGATTGTGGAGCGCGGTCTGCTCGACGCCGCCGGCCTGCAGCGCGCGCATCACGGGCCCGACCTCGGCCTCGAGCATCACGAGGTCGCCCATGGCCATGACGCTCCCGCCGCCGACGTCGCGGAACGCGAGCCAGCTCCCGAGCGCGAGCGCGGGGGCGAGCCTAACGCCGTTCACCGTGACCTGGAGGTCGCTGCGCGGGAAGCCGTAGCGCATCACGCCCGCGGCCTGCGCGGCGCCCTTGCGGCCGAGCGCGGAATCGACGGCGGCCCAGTCGCGGGCGGGCTGGGCATGGGCGGCCGCGGCGACGCAGATCAGCGAGACGAGCGAGAATCGACACTGCATCCGGGTCTCCTTGGATCGACGCTGGGAATCTCACACGGTGCCGCGTGAGATCTACACCGAGTGTCACCATGGCCGCACGAAGTCCGCGATGCGGCCGGTGGCGACGAGATCGTGCAGCTCGTGGCCGAGCGCGGCGCTCATGTCGACGGCGGTCTGCCAACGGCGGATGCGCTCCGACTCGGACAACGTGTAGAAGTCGCGACGGTCGGGGATCTTCCCGCCGGGAAGCGACGCGACGAACGCGTCCGACGGAGCGACGAGGAGCGCGCGGCGGAAGTTGTCGCCGCGGGCGCGACGCCACGGGAGCGACTTGTCGAACCAGCCGGGGACGACGTGCGCATAGAAGTGCGGGTAGAGCACGAGGCCCGGGCCGGCGCCGAAGTCGAGGTCGAGGTGGTAGTCGAGCACCCCGCCGTCCCAGTAGACGCCGGCGGGCGCGTCGGGGACGTGCACGCCCTCCATGAGCAGCGGGATGGAGCCGGAGGCGAGGAGCGCGGCGTGGAGGTTGGCGCGGCGGAGCGGGACGTGCGTCGTCGGCAGGTCGGCGAGATGGCGGAACGGCGTCTCGTCGCCGCACGAGTGGAACACGACGCGCCGCATCTGGAGCGCGAGCGTGCGGCGGCTCACGAGGTTGCCCGCGGCGGCGAGCGCGATGCCGGCGGACAGCGCGAGGCGCCGGGTGCTCGCGACGAGCCCGCGCGCCGCCGCGGTGAGGACGTGCAGGCGCGCCCACGGGTGGGTGAGGATCTCGTCGACGCCGGTGGTGCCTAACAGCCGGTCGAGCGCGCGCGTGAGCACGGCGCTCACCTCGCTCGGCGACGGCTTCGGCGAATAGCGCTGTTCGTGCACGTACGCGTGGTGACCGCGCGCGAGCGCCGCGGCGGGGTCGCGCTGCGCGAGGCACGCCATGCGCCAGCTGCCGATCGAGGAGCCGATGAGGTGCATCGGGCGCGTGCGGGGCGCGCGGAGGAAGTCGCCGAACAGCCACGTATCGAGCCCGGCGAGGGCGAGCCACTTCGCGCCCCCGGACGCGGCGGGGAGGACGTCGACGTCCTCGGCGCGCAGGCCGCGCGCGCGGACGAGGGCGAGCGCGTCGGGGCCGGCGCGGAGCGTGAGCGACGAGGGCACGGGCGGAAGGTAGCGGCGCGCCCGGCCGAGTGCCTAACGATTCAGCGTGACGCGCGACACAGTCGGGGCGTGGGCGGGAACACGGCTTGCGGCCGCCGGTCCCGCCGCGCCGGAGCGCGGCGAACACACCCGGAGGGAGTCACATGGCACATGATGACCGCATCCGCGACATCGACGCGTCCTCGACCGGCGCACTCGTCCACGCCAAGGACCTCAAGGACTTCAAGCTGCCGGAGGGTCGTCCCGATCCCCGAGGCTGGGACGTGCTGCTCGCCGACGGCACGAAGGTGGGGAAGGTGGAGGACCTGCTCGTCGACACGAGCTCGCGCCAGGTGCGCTACCTCGAGTTCGACGTGGCCGACGCGGTCGTGAAGGCGGGTGGGCGCGAGTACGCGCTCGTGCCGATCGGGGCGGCGCGGCTCGACGACGACCGCGACGACGTGATCGTGAACCTGTCGCTCGCGGATCTGCGCGACGTGCCGCTGTACGACCGGCGTGAGCTGTCGCGCGACTACGAGCAGCGGCTGCACGAGTTCCTCGACGAGCGGCCGCACGCGGCGCGGCGCGACGTGGAGACGACGCGCGGCGTGGAGCGGCCCGTCGTGGCGGCCGACCGCGCGGCGGACTTCTACGCGAACCCGTACTACGACGAGAAGTCGTTCTTCGGCGCACGGCGCGCGGCTGCGCCCGGCGCCGGCGCCGCCGACCGCGCGACGACGAGCGGGCTCGCCGACCGCGTGGTCGACGCGGCGGACAACGTCAAGGACCGGATCGACGGCAACCCGGCGTCGCGGCCGGGTCCGGATCCGACGGACCGGCAGATCGGGCGGCGGTGAACCGTCGGAACTCGGGACTCGGGACTCGGGACTCGGGACTCGGGACTCGGGACTCGGGACTCGGGACTCGGGACTCGGGGGGGCTCCGGGCGTCATGCCCGGGGCCCCTTTCGCGTCAGGAGCGCCCGCTCGGTGGCAGGCCCTTCGCCGCGACGCGCTCCACGGCGT
This DNA window, taken from Gemmatirosa kalamazoonensis, encodes the following:
- a CDS encoding PRC-barrel domain-containing protein → MAHDDRIRDIDASSTGALVHAKDLKDFKLPEGRPDPRGWDVLLADGTKVGKVEDLLVDTSSRQVRYLEFDVADAVVKAGGREYALVPIGAARLDDDRDDVIVNLSLADLRDVPLYDRRELSRDYEQRLHEFLDERPHAARRDVETTRGVERPVVAADRAADFYANPYYDEKSFFGARRAAAPGAGAADRATTSGLADRVVDAADNVKDRIDGNPASRPGPDPTDRQIGRR
- a CDS encoding matrixin family metalloprotease — encoded protein: MKRIEHTLVALVGTLALFVGTESYRTAESAHKTQLSSSGTVAPLSPASPTVHRPSAAATAELPLSVRRMRRDDVRERLQANEAGTYIGEVLLDRDSALARWPDRVERPLRIWIGNGRGMPGWQPGFENEVRIAFNTWGTVGIPVNFELAPDSAHADVHVKWIDRFNEPISGKTVWSRDDSWWIVDGDITIALHHRDGDPLDAPQIRAIALHEIGHLLGLDHTTDPTNIMAPRVRVRELSTADQATIRLIYSVPAGKITG
- a CDS encoding DUF1259 domain-containing protein, giving the protein MQCRFSLVSLICVAAAAHAQPARDWAAVDSALGRKGAAQAAGVMRYGFPRSDLQVTVNGVRLAPALALGSWLAFRDVGGGSVMAMGDLVMLEAEVGPVMRALQAGGVEQTALHNHVLGESPHVMYMHVSAHGDPVKIARTVHDALARTGTPAASPAPATPPALDLDTAAVARTLGVAGKANGGVYQVSVPRRETIREDGHEVPPSMGVATAINFQPTGSGRAAITGDFVLRAAEVNPVIRALHGAGIEVTALHSHMLDEEPRLFFMHFWANDDAAALARGLRNALDHMAVRTAGR
- a CDS encoding alpha/beta fold hydrolase → MSTSRERFLAFRKSLGHPPRLARHHVRARGLEFAVFTSPPVPDTLPLVCVNGGLLYDHRILWPALAPLAAHRQVVLYDQRGRGASQAPPGVRAARIEHDGGDLPAIREALGIDRWDVLGHSWGGGIAMLGVLQDQPATRRLVLVDPVGAASEWLPGLHDAALAYLAECNPAAHDALAAFDPTGLTEPDPRFHSAYARAYYPAWFADQALATLFVPPRTSSGTGAVVAARLRRDGYDWREPLRALSVPSLVIHGERDLIPVAQSRRTVGLLPHARLELVANAGHMPFWEAPERFFGLVNAFLGTTALSPAPSSLVPTPR